In Papaver somniferum cultivar HN1 chromosome 1, ASM357369v1, whole genome shotgun sequence, a genomic segment contains:
- the LOC113300934 gene encoding transcription factor TCP2-like: protein MEVDDIQSHHQPCKLSRISNSRNDSNKIGRKGSAADQYQQQQQDAEDEEPADQRKVININSAMINTTGGAVGGFDIGSNDNGRLRAWQSSRIFRVSRASGGKDRHSKVLTAKGLRDRRVRLSVSTAIQFYDLQDRLGYDQPSKAVEWLIKAAADAITELPSLNATFPDVPKQLLCDDKRTHHNVNLEPRLDIAEMEFDTDSAYNQHHQQQQHNLSLSKSACSSTSETSKGSVLSLSRSEIRVKARERARERTAKDKEKEKPDEAPHHTSSTGRRQQNAQSSSFTELLTGAQHNNSSSLSAAQQNLGFSNFVISKQHRPLAPTQMDYFSGGLFGGGTLRNNNHYSSSGFSTQNDYGNASQATPHTMGVPPPPFTVTADHHQQQHPEMHQFSFLSDHLIPDTAAATAANGNEYNLNFTISSGIAGFNRGTLQSNSSQSQLPHHLQPRFSSSPSDGPNMPFFMGNVGNAASSLTPAGNQFPSGFDGRLQLCYGDGGGSHSEMKGKGKN, encoded by the coding sequence ATGGAGGTGGACGATATTCAGAGTCATCATCAGCCTTGTAAACTGTCAAGGATTAGTAACTCTAGAAACGATTCcaacaaaataggaagaaaaggaAGTGCTGCTGATcagtatcaacaacaacaacaagatgcTGAAGATGAAGAACCAGCAGATCAAAGAAAAGTTATTAACATTAACAGCGCTATGATTAACACAACGGGTGGCGCTGTTGGTGGGTTTGATATTGGTAGTAATGATAATGGTAGACTTAGAGCTTGGCAATCATCAagaatttttagggtttcaagAGCTTCCGGTGGGAAAGATCGTCATAGTAAAGTGTTAACAGCAAAGGGTCTCAGAGATCGGAGAGTTCGTTTATCGGTCTCTACAGCTATACAATTTTATGATTTACAAGATCGTTTAGGTTATGATCAACCTAGCAAAGCTGTTGAATGGTTGATTAAAGCTGCTGCTGATGCTATTACTGAACTTCCTTCACTCAATGCTACATTTCCAGATGTACCAAAACAACTACTATGTGATGACAAGAGAACACACCACAACGTCAATTTGGAACCAAGATTGGACATAGCTGAGATGGAATTCGATACGGATTCTGCATATAATCagcatcatcagcagcaacaacacaatCTTTCGTTGTCGAAATCCGCTTGTAGTAGCACTTCAGAGACAAGTAAGGGTTCAGTTTTATCTCTTTCTCGATCCGAGATCCGAGTAAAAGCTAGAGAACGTGCTAGAGAAAGAACTGCTAAAGATAAGGAAAAGGAAAAACCAGATGAAGCTCCTCATCATACTTCTTCAACTGGCCGTCGTCAACAAAATGCTCAGAGCTCTTCTTTCACTGAACTTCTCACTGGTGCTCAGCATAACAATAGCTCCTCTTTATCAGCAGCCCAACAAAACCTTGGTTTCTCAAATTTTGTTATCAGTAAGCAACACCGTCCTTTAGCTCCCACACAAATGGATTATTTCAGTGGGGGCCTTTTTGGGGGAGGTACATTGAGGAACAACAATCACTACTCATCATCCGGATTTTCAACCCAAAACGATTACGGAAATGCTTCTCAGGCGACGCCCCACACAATGGGGGTACCACCACCTCCATTCACTGTTACTGctgatcatcatcagcagcagcatccAGAGATGCATCAGTTCTCATTTTTATCGGATCACCTTATTCCGGACACAGCTGCTGCTACCGCCGCCAATGGGAACGAATATAATCTAAATTTTACAATCTCTTCAGGCATTGCTGGTTTCAATAGGGGGACCCTTCAGTCCAATTCATCACAATCTCAGTTGCCTCATCACCTTCAACCgagattttcttcttctccttcagatGGACCAAACATGCCATTCTTCATGGGAAATGTTGGGAACGCTGCTTCTTCCCTTACACCCGCAGGGAATCAGTTCCCATCTGGATTTGACGGCCGCCTTCAGCTCTGTTATGGTGATGGCGGAGGCAGTCATTCAGAAATGAAAGGAAAAGGGAAGAACTGA